In one Burkholderiales bacterium genomic region, the following are encoded:
- a CDS encoding tripartite tricarboxylate transporter substrate binding protein BugD translates to MKIRSLLLGLLAAVLTTFAHAQQYPTKVITMVVPFSAGGPTDTVARLVAQAMGSHLKQQIIVENVAGAGGTLGAGRVARAPNDGYTIFLHHIGQATAPALYRKLPYKAIEDFAPIGLVTDVPMTLVARKDFPAKNLKELIAYVKANKDKVTYANAGLGAASHLCGMLFMTAIDTDVTTVPYKGTGPAMNDLLGGQVDFMCDQTTNTTSQIKAGKIKAYAVTTAKRVPSLQDVPTAAEAGLPNFQVGVWHGLYAPKGTPKPVIDKLTEALQVALKDKAVKERFAELGTEPVPAKLATPDALRAHLKSEIDKWAPIIKSAGVFAD, encoded by the coding sequence ATGAAAATCCGTTCCTTGCTGCTCGGGTTGCTGGCTGCGGTGCTGACGACCTTCGCGCACGCCCAGCAGTACCCGACGAAAGTCATCACCATGGTGGTGCCGTTCTCGGCCGGCGGGCCGACCGATACGGTCGCGCGCCTGGTCGCGCAGGCGATGGGCTCTCATCTGAAGCAGCAGATCATCGTGGAAAACGTCGCGGGCGCCGGCGGAACGCTGGGCGCGGGCCGGGTAGCGCGCGCGCCGAACGATGGCTATACGATTTTTCTGCATCATATCGGCCAGGCGACGGCGCCCGCGCTGTATCGCAAGCTGCCCTACAAGGCGATCGAGGATTTCGCGCCGATCGGGCTCGTGACCGATGTTCCGATGACGCTGGTGGCGCGAAAGGATTTTCCGGCCAAGAACCTCAAAGAGCTGATCGCCTATGTTAAGGCAAACAAGGACAAGGTGACTTACGCCAATGCCGGCCTCGGCGCGGCTTCGCACCTGTGCGGCATGTTGTTCATGACGGCGATCGACACGGATGTCACCACGGTGCCGTACAAAGGGACCGGCCCGGCGATGAATGATCTGCTCGGCGGCCAAGTCGATTTCATGTGCGACCAGACCACCAATACGACGAGTCAAATCAAGGCCGGCAAGATCAAGGCGTACGCCGTGACAACCGCGAAGCGCGTTCCTTCGCTGCAGGATGTGCCGACTGCGGCTGAAGCCGGTTTGCCCAATTTCCAGGTCGGCGTCTGGCATGGCCTGTATGCGCCGAAAGGCACGCCGAAACCGGTTATCGACAAATTGACCGAAGCGTTGCAAGTCGCGCTCAAGGATAAGGCCGTCAAGGAACGCTTCGCGGAACTCGGCACCGAACCGGTCCCGGCCAAGCTGGCGACGCCGGACGCGCTGCGCGCGCATCTGAAGAGCGAAATCGATAAGTGGGCGCCCATCATCAAGAGCGCCGGCGTTTTTGCCGACTGA
- a CDS encoding tripartite tricarboxylate transporter TctB family protein, which yields MPSFIRNPKDFWTALIYIAIGLSAIFLARDYGMGTALRMGPGYFPSVLAGALTLIGIVSLFRSFIRRGEPVGTFALRAMALVLGATLLTGFLVRNAGLAIALPLLVLISSYASIKFRFPSALALAVGLTVFCVLVFVKGLGIPLPVLGAWFGG from the coding sequence ATGCCGTCGTTCATACGCAATCCCAAGGATTTCTGGACAGCGCTTATCTATATCGCCATCGGGTTGAGCGCCATCTTTCTCGCCCGCGATTACGGCATGGGCACCGCCCTCAGGATGGGCCCCGGTTATTTCCCCAGCGTGTTGGCGGGCGCGCTCACCCTGATCGGTATCGTCTCTTTGTTCCGCTCGTTTATCCGGCGCGGCGAGCCGGTCGGCACTTTCGCGCTTCGTGCAATGGCTCTGGTGCTCGGCGCGACCTTGTTGACCGGCTTTTTGGTACGCAATGCCGGATTGGCCATCGCGCTGCCGCTCTTGGTGCTGATCAGCTCCTATGCCAGCATCAAATTCCGTTTCCCGTCGGCGCTGGCGCTCGCGGTCGGACTGACCGTGTTCTGCGTACTGGTATTTGTGAAAGGCCTGGGCATTCCGCTGCCGGTGTTGGGCGCCTGGTTCGGCGGATAA
- the lplT gene encoding lysophospholipid transporter LplT, with amino-acid sequence MNRGFYIILAAQFFSALADNALLFAAIALLAGLSAPPWQIPVLQQFFVFSYIVLAPFVGPFADALPKGRVMFVANTVKLAGCGAMLAGLHPLYAYGIVGIGAAMYSPAKYGILTEYLPGNRLVWANGWMEGLTVAAIILGAIVGGLLLAPEFAAQVLALHTPDAGRAIKSAPEIAIAVIVAIYVIAAIFNLYIPRVALDHKLPSKRLTFVLHDFWHCFKQLWRDPLGQVSLAVTTLFWGAGATLRLIVLAWAMLALNFDLEQATQLTAVVAVGIAIGSMIAAKFVNLEKAVRVLPIGIAMGAVVIAMVFVTDWRIAILLLMIIGGIAGFFVVPMNALLQHRGHLLMGAGHSIAVQNFNENLSILLMLGAYALMIRADLAISTIMVLFGLFMSAVMMYLCRKHWHDQD; translated from the coding sequence TTGAATCGCGGTTTCTATATCATTCTCGCGGCGCAATTTTTTTCCGCCCTCGCCGACAACGCGCTCTTGTTCGCCGCTATCGCGCTGCTTGCCGGGTTGTCCGCGCCGCCGTGGCAAATCCCGGTTCTGCAGCAATTCTTCGTGTTTTCGTACATCGTGCTGGCGCCCTTCGTCGGCCCGTTTGCCGATGCATTGCCCAAAGGCCGCGTGATGTTCGTAGCCAACACGGTCAAGCTGGCCGGCTGCGGCGCAATGCTCGCCGGCCTGCATCCGCTTTATGCGTACGGCATAGTCGGGATCGGCGCCGCGATGTACTCGCCTGCCAAATACGGCATTCTGACCGAGTATCTTCCGGGCAACCGGCTGGTCTGGGCCAATGGCTGGATGGAAGGATTGACCGTCGCCGCGATCATTCTTGGCGCGATCGTCGGCGGCCTGTTGCTCGCGCCGGAATTTGCCGCCCAGGTGCTGGCGCTGCACACGCCGGACGCCGGCCGGGCCATCAAGTCGGCGCCTGAAATCGCCATCGCCGTCATTGTCGCGATCTATGTCATCGCGGCGATCTTCAATCTCTACATTCCGCGCGTAGCCCTCGACCACAAGCTGCCGAGCAAGCGCCTGACTTTCGTCCTGCACGATTTCTGGCACTGCTTCAAGCAGCTGTGGCGCGATCCGCTGGGCCAGGTTTCGCTCGCCGTGACGACCCTGTTCTGGGGCGCGGGCGCAACGTTGCGGCTCATCGTGCTGGCATGGGCGATGCTGGCGCTGAATTTCGATCTCGAACAAGCGACGCAACTGACCGCGGTGGTCGCAGTGGGGATCGCGATCGGCTCGATGATCGCCGCAAAATTCGTCAATCTGGAAAAAGCGGTGCGCGTGCTGCCGATCGGCATCGCCATGGGTGCGGTCGTGATCGCGATGGTGTTCGTGACCGATTGGCGCATCGCGATCTTGTTGCTGATGATCATAGGCGGCATCGCCGGTTTTTTCGTGGTGCCGATGAACGCGCTGCTCCAGCACCGCGGCCACTTGCTGATGGGGGCAGGCCACTCGATTGCCGTGCAAAACTTCAACGAGAATCTGAGTATCCTGCTGATGCTCGGCGCTTATGCGCTGATGATCAGGGCCGATCTGGCGATCTCCACCATCATGGTTTTGTTCGGACTGTTCATGAGTGCGGTGATGATGTATCTGTGTCGCAAACACTGGCACGATCAG
- a CDS encoding tripartite tricarboxylate transporter permease produces MELIGNLGIGLDAALTWTNLMYCFIGVFLGTLIGVLPGLGPTATIAMLLPITFGLPPVSALIMLAGIYYGSQYGGSTTAILVNLPGEAASVVTAIDGYQMARQGNAGKALATAAIGSFFAGTVATFLLAVFAPPLAEIGLKFGPAEYFSLIVLGLVASVVLAHGSLLHAIGMVVFGLLLGLVGTDVNSGMARYTFDLPELADGISFVVVAMGIFGIAEIIRNLEDEKTRAVTVKTITGLMPTKADLKRIAGPILRGTAIGSALGILPGSGSIMGSFAAYSLEKKISKNSAQFGKGAIEGVAAPEAANNAGAQTSFIPMLTLGIPSNPVMALMIGAMIIQGIQPGPSVVTEQPALFWGIIVSMWIGNLFLIVLNLPLIGLWVKIITVPYHLLFPAILVFTAIGVFSLNNREFDIYLMALFGLLGYIFVKLDCEPAPLLLGYILGPMMEEYLRRVLLISRGDPIVFVTRPISAAMLALAVIAMIIVLAPAIRKKREEAFQEDSAG; encoded by the coding sequence ATGGAACTAATCGGCAATCTCGGAATAGGTCTCGACGCGGCGCTGACCTGGACCAATCTGATGTATTGCTTCATCGGCGTCTTTCTCGGCACGCTGATCGGCGTGCTGCCCGGGCTAGGTCCGACGGCGACGATCGCGATGCTGCTGCCGATCACGTTCGGGCTGCCGCCGGTTTCCGCCTTGATCATGCTCGCCGGCATTTATTACGGTTCGCAATACGGCGGCTCGACCACCGCGATTCTGGTCAATCTGCCGGGCGAAGCGGCGTCGGTCGTCACCGCCATCGATGGTTACCAGATGGCGCGCCAGGGAAATGCCGGCAAGGCGCTCGCCACCGCGGCGATCGGTTCGTTTTTCGCCGGCACGGTCGCTACTTTTTTGCTGGCCGTTTTTGCGCCGCCGCTGGCCGAGATTGGACTCAAATTCGGTCCGGCCGAGTATTTTTCGCTGATCGTGCTGGGCCTGGTCGCCTCGGTGGTGCTCGCGCACGGTTCTTTGCTTCATGCCATCGGCATGGTCGTGTTCGGGCTGCTGCTCGGCCTGGTCGGCACTGATGTGAATTCCGGCATGGCGCGTTATACCTTCGATTTGCCGGAGCTTGCCGACGGCATCAGCTTTGTCGTGGTGGCGATGGGTATATTCGGCATCGCTGAAATCATCCGCAATCTCGAGGACGAAAAAACGCGCGCGGTGACGGTGAAAACGATCACCGGGCTGATGCCGACCAAGGCGGATCTGAAACGCATCGCTGGCCCGATCCTGCGCGGCACCGCGATCGGTTCAGCGCTCGGCATACTGCCCGGCAGCGGCTCCATCATGGGCTCGTTCGCCGCTTATTCGCTGGAAAAAAAGATTTCGAAAAACTCGGCGCAGTTCGGCAAAGGCGCGATCGAGGGCGTGGCAGCACCGGAAGCGGCCAACAACGCCGGCGCGCAGACCTCGTTTATCCCGATGCTGACACTCGGCATTCCGTCGAATCCGGTCATGGCGCTGATGATAGGCGCGATGATCATCCAGGGCATTCAACCCGGGCCGTCGGTGGTCACGGAACAGCCGGCGCTGTTCTGGGGAATCATCGTTTCGATGTGGATCGGCAATCTGTTCCTGATCGTCTTGAACCTGCCGCTGATCGGGCTCTGGGTCAAAATCATCACGGTGCCGTACCACCTGCTTTTTCCCGCGATTCTCGTGTTTACGGCCATCGGCGTATTCAGCCTGAACAATCGCGAATTCGATATCTACCTGATGGCGCTGTTCGGGCTGCTCGGCTACATTTTCGTCAAGCTCGACTGCGAGCCGGCGCCGCTGCTGCTCGGCTATATACTCGGGCCCATGATGGAAGAATATTTGCGGCGCGTGCTGCTGATTTCGCGGGGCGATCC